In the uncultured Methanobacterium sp. genome, one interval contains:
- a CDS encoding alpha/beta hydrolase — translation METYVLVHGGNMSTKTWNKLSGQNITTDDGYMGARYWDGTVTALEAAGNRVFAPTLGDEFTSNLTDHIQEICRLIVENDLQDIILVGHSYGGFVITGVADRMPERIHSLVYLDSALPDPGQSLIDILNLAYSQEDSAVLPDPNPPYVEKLQYNPETIAGLKKIYIRCTKSEFVDISKFAKDKIYTAGGRWVYFELPSSHVPMADLPDDFYKLLLSIAKL, via the coding sequence ATGGAAACTTATGTTCTTGTTCACGGTGGCAACATGTCAACAAAGACCTGGAATAAACTATCTGGGCAGAATATTACCACAGATGATGGTTATATGGGTGCCAGGTACTGGGATGGAACAGTAACTGCACTTGAAGCAGCAGGGAACCGTGTTTTTGCACCAACTCTAGGGGATGAATTCACAAGTAACCTGACTGATCATATCCAAGAGATATGCAGGCTGATTGTTGAGAACGACCTGCAGGATATTATTCTGGTGGGACATAGCTATGGTGGATTCGTCATTACTGGCGTTGCAGACAGGATGCCCGAGAGAATTCATAGTTTAGTTTATCTTGATTCGGCATTGCCTGATCCTGGACAATCCCTGATTGATATCCTGAATCTGGCATATTCACAGGAGGATTCTGCAGTCCTGCCGGATCCAAATCCGCCGTATGTGGAAAAACTGCAGTACAATCCAGAAACAATTGCAGGGCTTAAAAAAATTTATATACGCTGCACAAAGAGCGAGTTTGTGGATATTTCTAAGTTTGCAAAGGACAAAATATATACTGCAGGCGGAAGGTGGGTCTATTTTGAGTTACCATCTTCACACGTGCCAATGGCGGACCTTCCAGATGATTTTTACAAATTACTATTGAGCATTGCTAAATTGTAA
- a CDS encoding DsrH/TusB family sulfur metabolism protein — protein MHIGFILTKSPSEQGFKTFIDYSKLYINNDQISIYLVGNGVYCARKNYINPDIEVLFESSKVYVSINDLKARGIGEEPVKKSLIMFSQYDNMIIDVMENLNQVVAF, from the coding sequence ATGCATATAGGATTCATATTAACAAAAAGTCCATCAGAACAGGGATTTAAGACATTTATTGATTACTCAAAATTATATATCAATAATGATCAGATCTCCATTTATCTTGTTGGAAACGGAGTCTATTGTGCCAGGAAAAATTATATTAATCCCGATATAGAAGTGCTTTTTGAAAGTTCAAAAGTTTATGTGTCCATCAATGACCTTAAAGCAAGAGGAATTGGAGAGGAACCTGTGAAAAAGAGTCTGATCATGTTTTCTCAATACGACAATATGATAATTGATGTCATGGAGAATTTAAATCAAGTAGTAGCCTTTTAA
- a CDS encoding DUF5518 domain-containing protein translates to MADWKIIGLSGLINATLTIILIVIFFPLFFLGPLTGGFLASYFSRGYEDYDKMDLKDGTVVGVISGIIGGLLITLILIIGFEAISTIINLISLQIGIMPGANSVVAAYIICQLSIIISTILGALGGLIGMKAKMKAKK, encoded by the coding sequence ATGGCGGATTGGAAAATTATAGGACTAAGTGGACTCATTAACGCAACCCTAACCATTATTCTAATTGTAATCTTCTTCCCTCTTTTCTTTTTAGGTCCATTAACCGGAGGATTTTTGGCCTCTTACTTTAGCCGAGGATACGAAGATTACGATAAAATGGATTTAAAGGATGGAACGGTTGTTGGAGTAATTTCAGGAATTATTGGTGGCCTTCTAATCACACTAATATTGATTATAGGCTTTGAAGCCATTAGCACCATTATAAATTTAATATCTCTCCAAATTGGAATAATGCCCGGGGCCAATTCTGTGGTGGCAGCGTACATTATCTGTCAGTTATCCATAATCATAAGCACAATTCTAGGGGCCCTAGGTGGATTAATTGGAATGAAGGCTAAAATGAAGGCTAAAAAGTGA
- a CDS encoding DsrE family protein codes for MSSLIIIDKAPYGHENALSGIYIAIASLDKGINSDVLLMGDGVYAAQKNQSAEKTIGYPSVSELLYSIFPNGTLFVHLDSLISRGIKYEDLIEIAELIDGKTLYELSKSKKHIIKI; via the coding sequence ATGTCATCATTAATTATCATTGATAAAGCCCCTTACGGGCATGAAAATGCTTTAAGTGGAATTTATATTGCAATAGCAAGTTTAGATAAAGGAATTAACTCTGATGTTCTTTTAATGGGAGATGGTGTTTACGCCGCCCAAAAAAATCAATCGGCAGAAAAAACAATTGGATATCCATCAGTAAGCGAATTATTGTATTCCATATTCCCAAACGGAACATTATTTGTACATTTGGACTCTTTAATTAGTAGAGGAATTAAATATGAGGATTTGATAGAAATAGCAGAACTTATTGATGGTAAAACTCTTTACGAGCTTTCAAAATCAAAAAAACATATCATAAAAATTTAG
- a CDS encoding PsbP-related protein, whose product MLPKIISSLGLVLLIFSVVVVSGCLSNDPLDNVYKTESNGLKHFESEGISFNSSNNWSFYKMENETSGDYLFSISKGTDENMDFIHFYAGAYNRTLSEYISSEKKEIPLSNWTITSEKELTVDGLPAYQISALNQENNPLIKTWFVKNGTIYTIYAVSSPGKNLTSIEKDLEIVTSTFHIM is encoded by the coding sequence ATGTTGCCAAAAATAATTAGTTCCCTTGGATTAGTACTCCTTATTTTTAGTGTTGTGGTTGTATCAGGATGCCTCTCAAATGATCCACTGGATAATGTATATAAAACTGAATCTAATGGTTTAAAACATTTTGAAAGTGAAGGTATATCCTTTAATTCTTCGAATAATTGGTCTTTTTATAAAATGGAAAATGAAACATCAGGGGATTACTTGTTTTCCATAAGTAAAGGAACCGATGAAAATATGGACTTTATTCATTTCTACGCAGGTGCCTACAATCGTACTTTATCAGAATACATTAGTTCGGAAAAAAAGGAAATTCCACTCAGTAACTGGACCATAACATCCGAAAAAGAACTTACTGTAGATGGTCTTCCAGCATATCAAATTTCAGCACTTAACCAGGAGAATAATCCACTGATAAAAACATGGTTTGTGAAAAATGGAACCATTTACACGATTTATGCTGTTTCGAGTCCCGGTAAAAATCTTACCAGCATTGAAAAAGATCTTGAAATTGTAACCAGCACTTTCCATATAATGTGA
- a CDS encoding MBL fold metallo-hydrolase yields the protein MKKWITNSGCTVYQVNEGRSNSYLVLDDDVSILIDTGLENSKTKLIKNLDHLLGERNLPYLVLTHTHFDHVGNAAIIKEEYKARIIVQESEANNLKRGKTPIPQGTNPLTRLLVKIGRKIKQFNEYSAVKPDYLVGEKHHLTPKCYLIHTPGHSKGSMSLIVDDEVALVGDAMVGIFWWSVFPAFADDVPSMITSWEKLLKTGCDTFLPGHGTPNSRKLLEEQYRKYR from the coding sequence ATGAAAAAATGGATCACAAACAGTGGTTGCACAGTTTACCAGGTCAATGAAGGCAGATCCAATAGTTATCTGGTTTTGGATGATGATGTCTCCATTTTAATAGACACCGGACTGGAAAACTCAAAAACAAAGCTCATTAAAAACCTGGACCACCTTTTAGGTGAAAGGAACTTACCATATCTAGTTTTAACCCACACCCATTTTGATCACGTTGGAAATGCAGCCATAATAAAAGAGGAGTATAAAGCCAGAATAATAGTTCAAGAAAGCGAAGCAAATAACCTAAAACGCGGAAAAACGCCAATTCCACAGGGAACTAATCCCCTTACTCGTCTTCTGGTGAAAATTGGAAGGAAAATTAAGCAATTCAATGAGTACTCTGCAGTTAAACCGGATTATTTAGTAGGTGAAAAGCACCATCTAACTCCCAAGTGTTACCTGATTCATACTCCAGGCCATTCTAAAGGTTCAATGAGTTTAATAGTCGATGATGAAGTGGCTTTGGTTGGAGATGCCATGGTGGGAATATTCTGGTGGTCAGTTTTTCCTGCTTTTGCCGATGATGTGCCCTCCATGATCACAAGCTGGGAGAAGCTCCTGAAAACCGGCTGTGATACGTTTTTACCAGGCCATGGCACTCCAAACAGCAGGAAATTACTGGAAGAACAGTACCGGAAGTATAGGTAA
- a CDS encoding MFS transporter yields the protein MDKTNKNAETGMIALATLILVAAVANLNLSVANVALPSIGFAFNASQVQINLVAVGYSLGLAASVLWFGALGDHHGRKLMLILGTLLAIPSSLIAGFAPSVEILIAARILGGLAAGMAYPTTLALIAALWSGTKRTKSIALWSAIGAAIAALGPLLSGYLLTFADWGSVFLITLPLAVVALIMAIKFIPDHINETKAHVDNVGGLLSLIVLGTLILAINFAPVPNSGSLILSFLIIAAASGILFIKRQRSVENPLYDLKVARRSIFWVAACAGIIVFGALMGAMYIGQQFLQNVLGYSTLDSGLAILPAALLMIIVAPQSAKLVESHGSRFTLLAGYVFCLLGFLTMLILWQDHIPYWKVGLAYAFVGIGVGLAGTPASHSLTGSVPVKRVGMASGTADLQRDFGGAIMTSIFGALLTAGYARSIASQINNLPSSAQQQITTSIEVTLQKSFSSAATLAQQNPQYSNQIITAAKYSFLAGDHWAYFAGMVAILIGAAIVFFKFPKKEEEEKLLTQYQETDSEN from the coding sequence ATGGATAAAACCAACAAAAATGCTGAAACAGGAATGATAGCTCTAGCCACCCTCATTCTGGTAGCTGCAGTTGCAAACCTGAATTTATCAGTGGCTAACGTGGCACTTCCTTCCATAGGTTTTGCTTTTAACGCTTCACAGGTTCAGATTAATCTGGTGGCGGTAGGTTACTCCCTGGGTCTGGCTGCATCAGTTTTATGGTTCGGTGCATTGGGTGATCACCACGGTCGAAAGCTGATGCTAATTCTAGGTACCCTGCTGGCCATACCCTCATCATTGATTGCGGGTTTTGCTCCTTCTGTTGAGATCCTGATTGCGGCCCGTATCCTTGGTGGTTTAGCTGCAGGAATGGCTTATCCAACAACTTTAGCACTTATAGCTGCTTTGTGGTCCGGTACAAAAAGAACAAAATCCATTGCATTATGGTCAGCTATAGGCGCTGCTATTGCCGCTTTAGGACCTTTACTCTCCGGATACTTATTAACATTTGCTGATTGGGGTTCTGTATTTCTAATTACACTACCTCTCGCAGTAGTAGCACTGATCATGGCAATTAAGTTCATTCCCGATCACATCAACGAGACAAAAGCCCATGTTGATAATGTTGGCGGATTACTGTCCCTCATTGTTCTGGGAACATTGATTCTAGCCATTAACTTCGCCCCAGTACCTAACTCCGGAAGTCTGATACTTAGTTTCTTAATCATCGCCGCGGCTTCAGGAATCTTATTTATAAAACGCCAGCGCAGTGTAGAAAATCCCCTTTATGATCTTAAAGTCGCTCGGCGCAGCATCTTCTGGGTAGCAGCATGCGCGGGGATAATAGTTTTTGGGGCTTTAATGGGTGCCATGTACATCGGTCAGCAGTTTTTACAAAACGTTCTGGGCTATTCCACTCTGGATTCTGGACTTGCGATTTTACCGGCAGCATTGCTCATGATCATAGTAGCACCACAATCTGCCAAGCTGGTTGAGTCCCATGGATCCCGATTTACACTCCTTGCAGGTTACGTGTTCTGCTTACTGGGATTTTTGACCATGCTAATTTTATGGCAGGATCACATCCCCTACTGGAAAGTGGGATTGGCTTACGCTTTTGTGGGAATTGGGGTGGGATTGGCCGGAACTCCAGCTTCCCATTCCCTCACTGGTTCTGTTCCGGTGAAAAGGGTTGGTATGGCTTCGGGAACCGCAGACTTGCAGCGTGATTTTGGTGGTGCAATAATGACTTCCATATTTGGAGCGCTACTTACAGCCGGTTATGCCCGATCAATTGCCTCACAAATTAACAATTTACCCTCCTCTGCCCAACAGCAAATAACCACCAGCATAGAAGTAACACTTCAAAAATCATTCTCCAGTGCTGCGACCCTTGCACAACAGAATCCACAATATTCCAATCAGATCATCACCGCTGCAAAATATTCATTTTTAGCAGGAGATCACTGGGCCTACTTTGCAGGGATGGTTGCTATCCTAATTGGAGCGGCCATAGTATTCTTCAAGTTTCCAAAAAAAGAGGAAGAGGAAAAATTACTCACCCAGTACCAGGAAACTGACAGTGAAAACTAA
- a CDS encoding DUF2115 family protein: MLNKVKSLNFQGQTTKNELLCVLKEDARKFNLQDIVRCSLQIQQEAQCIHTSYKEEYIKAETGFLIRIQEVKDDIFHYTGQVDVEELNTAIGILEEQEKMAEDMIDIDPVALGIYSIISLYTTFIKDEPIHQVGTLFPGGFTVKKEGDKYTCPVKDNNDNNPLALCPFCIAEQDAEV; the protein is encoded by the coding sequence ATGCTAAACAAAGTGAAAAGTTTGAATTTTCAGGGTCAGACCACCAAAAACGAGCTTTTATGCGTACTTAAGGAAGATGCCCGGAAATTTAATCTTCAAGATATTGTACGTTGCAGTCTTCAAATTCAACAGGAAGCCCAGTGCATACATACCAGTTACAAAGAGGAATATATAAAAGCCGAAACCGGATTTCTAATTCGTATCCAAGAGGTTAAAGATGATATTTTTCATTACACTGGCCAGGTGGATGTGGAGGAACTGAATACTGCTATTGGCATTCTTGAAGAACAGGAAAAAATGGCAGAAGACATGATAGACATAGACCCAGTAGCCCTGGGAATATATTCAATCATATCATTATACACTACTTTCATCAAGGATGAACCCATCCATCAGGTGGGAACACTATTCCCGGGTGGTTTCACGGTTAAAAAAGAGGGAGATAAGTACACTTGCCCGGTGAAAGATAACAACGATAACAATCCTCTGGCATTGTGCCCATTTTGCATTGCAGAACAGGATGCAGAAGTTTGA
- a CDS encoding PAS domain S-box protein yields the protein MVDKKILLVEDESIEAMDIRRTLESFGYEVPYIATSGEEAVEKALEIMPDLILMDIILKGDIDGVEAASLIKDLNIPLIYLTAHSEENTIEKAKLTEPYGYIIKPYDVNGLKYAIELAIYKNQMENEFKESEAYYRTIFEHTGTATVILEEDTTISLANAKFEKLSGYTREELEGKKSWTDFVVKDDLEKMEEYHSLRRNDPASAPIFYDFRFIDKQGNIKNIQLDVDVIPGTKKSVSSLLDITQRKQAEQALRESEERYKSIFDKSIDAIYIHDFQGNFIDANPVAISMLGYKKDELENLSFASLLSPQQIPRAFKIINQIKNGGYQKEVSEYRLQKKDGSHIYVETKSSLLSFPGGKDLIQGIARDITDRKRAEEALKESERSYRNIFENSGIALLTFKNDGTIIMFNSEWERLSGYSREDVEGKMKWMEITHPDYLKKMMEYHQQRVKDPDLAPQEYETVFIKKNGEKRVAYITVTALSGSEKWLASATDITDLKKIQNKLEKNVLRFRALAEYNVDGILTTDVSGKILYFNKSLLEMFGYSEDELKNRELTVLMPERYRESFMNGIKKYQSTGEHRLAGRTLETIGLNKMGHEFPFEMSLTKWEAEKKIYFTSIIRDITERKKSEKALSESEQKYSHLFSSVPVGIGITDLDGKVIDINKAMQDITGYTPEELKNTYVKISFAIPGDYEQLLELQESGKVRDYEATLKRKGGKIYHALLNSELIEIGGDEVILTTVRDITERKETEQCLINSEKRYRKLYSSMNEGLAVHEIIYDDANIPVDYEIVDVNKAYEEILGIKRIEILGKKASKIYGAGKAPYVEVYSEVAETGNPAHFETYFEPLDKYFNISVFSPSKGTFATVFEDITSRKKAEEKIKKSLEEKEVLLREIHHRVKNNMQILSSLLNLQIQYEDSDETIGVLKDSQGRVKSMAMIHEKLYQSSNFSNINFKEYLERLISGIFYSYEITTGNIRSEIDIEDVNLSIDTAIPLGLIINELVTNSVKHAFPQGEGTISIKLKSLPEQMELIVADDGTGLPENIDIQTPKTLGLQLVKSLIEQLDGNIRVDNCNGTEFRITFKELEYKERM from the coding sequence ATGGTGGATAAGAAAATTCTTCTGGTAGAAGATGAAAGCATAGAAGCCATGGATATTAGGCGTACTCTGGAATCCTTTGGTTATGAAGTTCCTTATATCGCTACCAGTGGTGAAGAAGCTGTAGAGAAAGCTTTAGAAATCATGCCCGATCTTATTTTGATGGATATAATTCTAAAAGGTGATATTGATGGTGTTGAAGCGGCATCTCTGATTAAGGACTTAAACATACCTCTCATTTATTTAACTGCTCATTCTGAAGAAAATACAATTGAAAAAGCCAAACTCACCGAACCATATGGGTACATAATCAAACCTTATGATGTTAATGGGCTCAAGTATGCTATTGAGCTGGCAATTTACAAGAATCAGATGGAAAACGAATTTAAAGAGTCAGAAGCATATTACCGGACAATTTTTGAGCACACTGGGACTGCAACAGTTATCCTCGAGGAAGATACAACCATTTCACTGGCCAATGCAAAATTTGAAAAGCTCAGTGGTTACACCCGGGAAGAATTAGAGGGTAAAAAAAGCTGGACTGATTTTGTGGTGAAGGATGATCTTGAAAAAATGGAAGAATATCATAGTCTTCGCAGAAATGATCCTGCTTCTGCACCGATCTTTTATGATTTCAGGTTCATTGATAAGCAGGGCAATATTAAAAACATCCAATTAGATGTTGATGTGATACCCGGTACTAAAAAGAGCGTATCATCTCTTCTGGACATCACCCAACGGAAGCAGGCTGAACAGGCCTTACGTGAAAGTGAGGAACGGTATAAATCAATCTTCGATAAATCCATTGATGCAATCTACATCCATGATTTCCAGGGGAATTTTATTGATGCCAACCCTGTTGCTATTTCCATGCTGGGTTATAAGAAAGATGAACTGGAAAACTTGAGTTTTGCTTCCCTGTTATCTCCTCAACAAATTCCCAGAGCATTCAAGATCATCAACCAGATCAAAAATGGTGGTTATCAGAAAGAAGTCTCAGAGTACAGGTTACAAAAGAAAGATGGTAGTCACATCTATGTGGAAACCAAGAGTTCTTTACTCAGTTTTCCAGGGGGAAAAGATCTAATCCAGGGTATTGCAAGGGACATAACTGACCGTAAGCGGGCAGAAGAAGCATTGAAAGAGAGTGAAAGGAGTTACAGGAATATATTTGAAAACAGTGGAATTGCTCTTTTGACTTTCAAAAACGATGGCACAATCATCATGTTTAACTCGGAATGGGAACGACTCAGTGGTTATTCCCGTGAAGATGTGGAGGGTAAAATGAAATGGATGGAAATTACCCATCCGGACTACCTGAAAAAGATGATGGAGTACCACCAGCAGCGGGTAAAAGATCCGGACTTGGCACCTCAGGAATATGAAACAGTTTTCATTAAAAAAAATGGAGAAAAAAGGGTGGCGTATATCACAGTTACTGCTCTTTCCGGTAGTGAAAAGTGGTTAGCATCGGCCACAGATATTACAGATCTTAAAAAGATCCAAAATAAATTGGAAAAAAACGTTCTACGTTTCCGTGCTTTGGCTGAATACAACGTAGATGGCATATTAACCACTGATGTCAGTGGTAAAATTTTATATTTCAACAAAAGCCTGCTTGAAATGTTCGGTTATTCTGAAGATGAATTAAAAAACAGGGAACTCACCGTACTAATGCCTGAAAGATACCGGGAAAGTTTTATGAATGGTATTAAAAAATACCAGTCAACTGGAGAGCACCGCCTAGCAGGACGAACCCTGGAAACAATTGGACTTAATAAGATGGGACATGAATTTCCCTTTGAAATGTCCCTGACTAAATGGGAAGCAGAGAAAAAAATATACTTCACATCGATTATAAGGGACATAACTGAACGTAAAAAGTCAGAAAAAGCCCTTTCAGAGAGTGAACAAAAATATAGTCATTTATTTAGCAGCGTTCCGGTGGGAATTGGTATTACTGATTTAGATGGTAAAGTTATTGACATTAATAAAGCTATGCAGGATATAACTGGTTATACTCCCGAAGAATTGAAAAATACCTATGTCAAAATTTCTTTTGCCATACCTGGAGACTATGAACAGCTATTAGAATTACAAGAATCCGGTAAGGTCCGAGATTATGAAGCTACACTTAAAAGGAAAGGCGGAAAGATTTATCATGCCCTCCTAAATTCAGAATTAATTGAAATCGGAGGGGATGAAGTTATCCTTACCACTGTTCGAGATATCACTGAAAGAAAAGAGACAGAGCAGTGTCTTATTAATAGTGAAAAACGATACAGGAAACTTTATTCTTCTATGAACGAAGGATTAGCTGTTCATGAAATAATTTATGATGATGCAAATATTCCGGTAGATTATGAAATAGTAGATGTTAACAAGGCCTATGAAGAAATCTTAGGAATCAAAAGGATAGAAATTCTGGGGAAAAAAGCATCCAAGATATATGGGGCTGGAAAAGCACCTTATGTTGAAGTTTACTCAGAAGTGGCTGAAACAGGAAATCCAGCTCATTTTGAAACCTACTTTGAACCATTGGATAAATATTTTAATATATCTGTATTTTCACCATCAAAGGGAACATTTGCAACGGTATTTGAAGATATCACCTCTCGTAAAAAGGCAGAAGAAAAAATAAAAAAATCTTTAGAAGAAAAAGAAGTACTGCTTCGGGAAATCCATCATCGGGTTAAGAATAATATGCAAATTCTCTCCAGTTTGTTGAATCTGCAGATACAGTATGAAGATTCAGATGAGACTATAGGTGTTTTGAAGGATAGTCAGGGCCGGGTGAAGAGCATGGCCATGATCCACGAGAAATTATATCAATCATCCAATTTCTCCAACATCAACTTCAAAGAGTATCTGGAGAGACTCATTTCTGGTATCTTCTATTCCTATGAGATCACCACCGGAAATATTAGATCAGAAATAGATATTGAGGATGTTAATTTAAGTATTGACACTGCCATACCACTGGGACTTATCATCAATGAGCTGGTGACCAACAGTGTTAAACACGCATTTCCCCAAGGGGAAGGAACTATATCCATCAAACTAAAATCCCTCCCTGAACAAATGGAGCTTATAGTTGCAGATGATGGAACTGGCTTGCCTGAAAATATTGATATTCAAACCCCAAAAACACTCGGTCTTCAGCTAGTTAAAAGTTTAATTGAACAATTAGATGGGAATATCCGGGTGGATAACTGTAATGGAACTGAATTTAGGATTACTTTTAAAGAATTGGAATACAAAGAAAGAATGTAA
- a CDS encoding DsrE family protein, with translation MATTLNEKSSHGKMMIIVLSDGPYISQYADIGYNMAKTAIKLGYGVKIFLYMDGVYIPHRDQNPRDLPNISRIFEELIEKGCEIKACIRCAAARGYVDESHYLEGVEITSVYDLADWMSGNSKVIMLGS, from the coding sequence ATGGCAACAACCCTAAATGAAAAATCATCCCATGGAAAAATGATGATTATTGTCTTATCAGATGGCCCTTACATTTCACAATATGCAGATATTGGATATAACATGGCAAAAACTGCCATAAAGTTAGGATACGGAGTGAAAATATTCTTATACATGGATGGTGTGTACATACCCCACAGGGATCAAAATCCACGTGATTTGCCAAATATCTCTCGGATTTTCGAAGAATTAATTGAGAAAGGCTGTGAAATTAAAGCATGTATAAGATGTGCAGCTGCAAGAGGATACGTGGATGAATCACATTATTTAGAAGGTGTTGAAATAACCAGTGTCTATGATCTTGCAGACTGGATGAGTGGAAATAGTAAAGTTATAATGTTGGGCAGTTAA
- a CDS encoding (Fe-S)-binding protein has translation MEMKELKYDIFEDGPLVSSVSITKIMPCMAEEGRVKLAMQLDSKLDQVMPTFASKFPPGKVNYIPHKKILTLNTHERVITFFPSGRIMMMNTRDPEEGIKIITEFMEKINQCYLEIESGDGGEDLSEKLSKIGPLNIYNCLPQTNCEECGTATCMAFSMKLLSGDSTLNECKPLLKAENQEKVNSLKELLGDQLMKTMGWAGN, from the coding sequence ATGGAAATGAAAGAACTGAAATATGATATTTTCGAAGATGGTCCGCTTGTAAGTAGTGTTTCCATAACCAAAATAATGCCCTGTATGGCAGAAGAGGGAAGGGTTAAATTAGCAATGCAACTTGATTCCAAATTAGATCAGGTAATGCCCACATTTGCAAGTAAATTCCCACCAGGAAAAGTAAATTATATCCCACACAAAAAAATCCTGACACTAAATACACATGAAAGGGTTATAACATTTTTCCCGTCTGGAAGGATCATGATGATGAATACCAGGGACCCTGAAGAAGGAATTAAAATAATAACAGAGTTCATGGAAAAAATAAACCAATGTTACCTGGAAATTGAGAGTGGAGATGGTGGCGAGGATCTATCTGAAAAACTGTCAAAGATAGGTCCATTAAACATTTATAACTGCCTGCCTCAAACCAACTGTGAAGAATGTGGAACAGCTACCTGCATGGCATTTTCAATGAAACTTCTATCTGGAGACAGCACCCTTAATGAGTGCAAACCGCTCCTAAAGGCTGAAAACCAGGAAAAAGTGAATTCATTGAAGGAACTCTTAGGAGATCAGCTAATGAAAACCATGGGATGGGCAGGAAATTAA
- a CDS encoding CPBP family intramembrane glutamic endopeptidase yields the protein MKKAYKNGLIGYVLVMICSTLAPIIFHNEQLQALIIFPIILILVYWTKMNGKDLGLKFGSLRDYVWAILYPLSICLVIIVIAMLTGNMGEFKYTNETLGKIAYLFLYTLILAFATEEGFFRGWLFGILERDRINPKLVLLLTALAFASWHLPLFFLNPSFTWSMLPIYITGGIIGGVTFGLLRYISGSIIVSSFSHALWNTIVYILFGFGSTIGILGIKMTNIFSPESGLLGLAFGLVFMAILWFWTSKKIGFKYPNTQ from the coding sequence ATGAAAAAAGCTTACAAAAACGGTTTAATAGGATATGTCCTGGTTATGATCTGCAGTACACTAGCCCCAATAATATTCCATAATGAACAACTCCAAGCACTAATAATATTCCCCATAATCCTAATTTTAGTCTATTGGACTAAAATGAATGGTAAAGATCTGGGTTTGAAGTTTGGAAGTCTAAGAGATTATGTGTGGGCTATTCTGTATCCTCTGAGCATTTGTCTAGTGATTATTGTTATTGCCATGTTAACTGGGAACATGGGTGAATTTAAGTACACTAATGAAACATTAGGAAAAATCGCTTATCTCTTTTTATACACACTCATACTGGCATTTGCTACTGAAGAAGGCTTCTTCAGAGGGTGGCTCTTTGGAATACTGGAACGGGACAGAATTAATCCTAAATTAGTTCTACTGTTAACTGCTTTAGCATTTGCCTCCTGGCATTTACCACTCTTCTTCCTTAATCCATCATTCACCTGGAGTATGCTCCCCATTTACATTACTGGTGGAATTATTGGAGGGGTGACCTTTGGACTCTTACGATACATTTCCGGTTCTATCATTGTGTCATCATTCTCTCATGCCCTCTGGAATACCATAGTTTATATTCTATTTGGCTTCGGTAGTACCATTGGTATTTTAGGGATTAAAATGACCAACATTTTTAGTCCAGAAAGTGGATTGTTAGGATTGGCCTTTGGTTTAGTGTTCATGGCCATTTTATGGTTCTGGACTTCCAAAAAAATAGGTTTCAAATATCCAAACACCCAGTAG